A region of Catenibacterium mitsuokai DNA encodes the following proteins:
- a CDS encoding MATE family efflux transporter gives MKKLNLLEGRIVPLLIKLTLPIIGTSFLEMAYALIDMLWIGKLGASSIAAVGVAGMFSWLSQGLAMIATQGGQVKTGHSLGAGNQEAATDYASSAIQLGIIFALLFSFCTVVFSSFFIGLFGLSSQATINQAINYLRITCGLIIFNFLNIIMTGILNASGDSQTPFQCNSVGLLLNIILDPFFIFVCDLGVVGAALATVLAQVSVFLLFMRHNFKKNTLLKHISLKKVYSKIYYKNILRIGFPLGLQSMLFSVCSMVVAAFVAEFGDAAVAAQKVGTQVENISWCMATGFQTSINAFISQNYGAGKYDRVEKGYHTMLVFSILWGIVCTSLMVFFPHVIYGFFTDDLMVTQIGENYLRIVGLSETFMILELMISGAFSGLGETIPPSITSIIFTLGRIPAILLILNTFHLNGIWWVISFSGIIKGLVNFIWFYKYKKRTLKEV, from the coding sequence ATGAAAAAATTGAATTTATTAGAAGGACGTATTGTCCCTCTTCTTATAAAATTAACACTACCTATTATTGGTACATCATTTCTAGAAATGGCCTATGCACTGATTGATATGCTTTGGATTGGAAAACTTGGTGCTTCCTCTATTGCAGCAGTTGGTGTAGCAGGTATGTTTAGCTGGTTATCGCAGGGCCTCGCAATGATTGCGACACAGGGTGGACAAGTTAAAACAGGACATTCATTAGGTGCAGGTAATCAAGAAGCAGCTACAGATTATGCTTCATCGGCTATTCAGTTAGGGATTATATTCGCACTATTATTCTCTTTCTGTACAGTTGTATTTTCAAGTTTCTTTATTGGTTTATTTGGATTATCATCACAAGCCACTATTAATCAGGCTATTAACTATTTACGTATTACATGCGGTTTGATTATCTTTAACTTCTTAAATATTATTATGACAGGTATCTTAAATGCCTCTGGTGATAGTCAGACACCATTCCAGTGTAATAGTGTTGGTTTGTTATTAAATATTATCCTAGACCCATTCTTTATCTTTGTATGTGATCTAGGTGTTGTAGGTGCAGCACTTGCGACAGTATTAGCTCAAGTTTCTGTATTCCTATTATTTATGAGACATAACTTTAAGAAGAATACACTACTTAAACATATTTCATTGAAGAAGGTTTATTCAAAGATTTATTATAAGAATATACTTAGAATTGGTTTTCCATTAGGATTACAGAGCATGTTATTTTCTGTATGTTCAATGGTAGTGGCTGCTTTTGTCGCTGAGTTTGGAGATGCAGCTGTTGCAGCACAGAAGGTAGGTACACAGGTAGAAAACATTTCTTGGTGTATGGCGACTGGATTCCAGACATCTATTAATGCCTTCATTAGTCAGAACTATGGAGCTGGTAAGTATGATCGTGTAGAAAAAGGATATCATACAATGCTGGTATTCTCTATACTATGGGGTATTGTATGTACAAGCTTGATGGTCTTCTTCCCTCATGTGATTTATGGCTTCTTTACTGATGATTTAATGGTAACGCAAATTGGAGAGAACTATTTACGTATAGTGGGTCTATCAGAGACATTTATGATTCTAGAATTAATGATTTCTGGAGCCTTTAGTGGATTAGGAGAAACAATTCCTCCTTCTATCACCAGCATTATATTCACTCTAGGACGTATTCCGGCTATTTTATTAATCTTAAACACATTCCATTTAAATGGTATCTGGTGGGTTATTTCTTTCTCAGGTATTATTAAAGGTCTGGTTAATTTTATTTGGTTCTATAAGTATAAGAAAAGAACACTTAAGGAGGTATGA
- a CDS encoding Jag family protein: MNTYEAKTEEEALNHACQDLGITPEEFHYEVVEVHKGLFSKKVVIAGWCESMVEEYIGQFVERTLSSLGFETQTTVFKQDDRIYCNVETSNNSVVIGKNGVILRALNFITKSAVNTQFKQRIEISVDINGYKEQRYQKVAAMAKRFGKKVQHSKINMKLDPLPADERKVIHQVIAEMPHLATQSHGEGKNRYLEIYYVD; encoded by the coding sequence AGAAGAAGAAGCATTGAATCATGCTTGTCAGGACTTAGGTATTACACCAGAAGAATTCCATTATGAGGTTGTTGAAGTTCATAAGGGGTTATTCAGTAAGAAAGTTGTTATTGCTGGATGGTGTGAATCTATGGTTGAAGAATATATAGGTCAGTTCGTAGAAAGAACATTAAGTTCTTTAGGTTTCGAAACACAGACTACTGTCTTCAAACAGGACGATCGTATCTACTGTAATGTAGAAACAAGTAATAATTCAGTTGTGATTGGTAAGAATGGTGTTATTTTAAGAGCATTAAACTTCATTACTAAGAGTGCTGTCAATACTCAGTTCAAACAGCGTATTGAAATCTCTGTAGATATCAATGGTTATAAAGAACAGAGATACCAGAAGGTTGCTGCAATGGCTAAACGTTTTGGTAAGAAAGTACAACATTCTAAGATCAATATGAAGTTAGATCCTCTACCAGCTGATGAAAGAAAAGTAATTCATCAGGTGATTGCAGAAATGCCACATCTTGCAACACAGTCACACGGTGAAGGTAAAAACCGTTACTTAGAAATTTATTATGTTGATTAA